In Pseudomonas sp. PDNC002, the DNA window GGGGATCGTCCGGTGCAGGATGAAACCATTGGCTCGAACTGCCCCCTCTCCCTATGGGAGAGGGCCAGGGTGAGGGGATGCATAGGTACGGACATAGGTACGGACTTCCCTGAAGAAGCCAGTTGCTCCTACGCGAAGGTTGGCTCTCGTAGGAGCGGACTCCGACCGGGATGGTCTCAACGGAGCGCTTAGGCTTCCTTCTCGCAATTGATCATCCACGGCACCCCGAAGCGATCCTCCAGCGCACCGAACAGTTCGGCCCAGAAGGTCTGCCCCAGCGGCATGGTGACCTTGCCGCCCTTGCCCAGCGCCTCGAAGATGCGCCGGGCCTCGGCCTTGGTGTCGACGTTGAGGGTAATGGACACGCCCTTCACGCCGTCGTACTGACCGCACTCGGGCGAGGCATCCGAGCCCATCAGGACATGGCCGCTCACCTCCAGGCGGGCATGGATGATGTTGTTCTTCAGCGCCTCGGGCATGCCCTCGC includes these proteins:
- a CDS encoding VOC family protein, producing MLMNAYLVFDGNCEEAFRYYAEVLHGELPALMRFSDAPGCEGMPEALKNNIIHARLEVSGHVLMGSDASPECGQYDGVKGVSITLNVDTKAEARRIFEALGKGGKVTMPLGQTFWAELFGALEDRFGVPWMINCEKEA